The sequence AGTCACGTTGTATTTGTCTAAGCCATATTGTGTTGGcgtttttgttgtatttttctctgtttatttattttttgggtccATTCCCTTGTTGCAATTAGCATGCCAACTTTTTCAGTCCATCTACTCTTACCATTCTTACATGATTGTACCAACGCTTTCACATAAAAGTCTTTTGCATTTGTTTAAACCAAATTGTGTTGCCGTTttcattttgtatttctttttttttttggggggggggggggggtgtggccATTTGCTTGTTTCAATTCGTAtgccaacttttttttcttggtactTTGGCTCAAATTGGTGGCCAATATCAACTTATCACATGCTATgaacttataataaaaaatactacaCATCATGTTATATGATTCCCTATAATGATTCTAAAGTTGAGATTTGCATTGCATCAAAATTCCTCCTCATTTGGATTATTACCAAGCTATAACAACATTAGCAACAACCAAGCTTCAGTCCCCAAATCTTGGAGTCAGCTTTGGatccttaatatatatatttgtcctaatttttattactatttcttTGCTCAACAGAGAACTATCTCGTAATGAttatgaaaatgatgattttagTAAGAGGGGTCCCTATAATGAGATAGAAAGATCACATGACCGTAAATCTTCTTTAAACAGGGAAAGGAGTGTTAGTTACTCTGAGGACAGCTTCACTCAGAGGTCACAGAAGAAACATCAGCGTGATAATTATGTACATGATAACAACTTGGTTGATGAAAGATGTGAGAAGGGATCTCATCCCTCAATTGCTGTTAGGGATCTGAGGTCACATCATCACACACAAAGATCAAGTTCAGAAGTAGAAGATATGCCCAGTAGCCCAAAGTGGCATAGTAAAAGGAGGCATGTACACCACCATACCAGCTTCGAGAAGCACAGTGAAAGAAGGGATAAATGCGGAAGTGATTCTAGTCGGAGTCACCATCAAACTTGCAAAGAAAAAGAggttgaaagaaagagaaatagatCTGATATCAAACGGCAATTAGAAGAGTGCACATATATGAAACTTCTAATTTGGAGAGTGCACTTTTTGCTTGCTTATATTGTTAATTACAATAGGTTTTATATCACCTGATTAATTATAACACATATGGAACTGAATCTCGGTTACTttggtaatttttcttttcacatgagttttattaattataccatCCCTTTTTATGTCACAGATTATAATGGCTTGGTTCAAGGGGGTCCAAAGAGAGATTAGCCTGCAGGGATGGATGAGGACTAGTTGAAATGGCAATTGATATTTTGGTCATGCTTTTAGTTCTCATAAGCAGGTTCTTGGACTTCGTTAGGCATCTGTTGTTTTCTTTCAGATGCCAAAAACTTCGTTtgtaagaaaattttgtttagggTAGCAAAAGTGTCCTATTTTTTGCTTTGTATATTGTGCTATGGTTGGGAGTGATGGCGGTTTTACATAGAAAGTCCAAATCATTTTGTTGAGAACCTGAATCATGTTATTTGTAAAGGTTGTAAATGAATAAACATTCCATGACATGGTTTAAACTTGATGTTCTGGCAAAAGGAAATATAAATGTCACAGGCAAAGAACTGGCAAGTCAAATTAGGAAAGATATCAACATGTAGAAATGAAGAATTGTAATATATAACAGGGTAAATGAGCATAAGGGACTGACTTCTATAATAGATTGGCACCCATGATTGTGAGAAAAGCCTTAAGTTAGCATGGTTTCTCTTGTGGACAGAGACAGTGGGTTAATTGCTAAATGTATTACCTAcgtcaaaaattttcatttgatgtTGCACTTACGTCGTACCACAACACTGAACTAAATG is a genomic window of Quercus lobata isolate SW786 chromosome 2, ValleyOak3.0 Primary Assembly, whole genome shotgun sequence containing:
- the LOC115959842 gene encoding uncharacterized protein LOC115959842: MENDMTLVILWTSKVDLRTWLLLMIFKGKFWPCTRKVETSLLWSLEDTERERSVSYSEDSFTQRSQKKHQRDNYVHDNNLVDERCEKGSHPSIAVRDLRSHHHTQRSSSEVEDMPSSPKWHSKRRHVHHHTSFEKHSERRDKCGSDSSRSHHQTCKEKEVERKRNRSDIKRQLEECTYMKLLIWRVHFLLAYIVNYNRFYIT